Below is a window of Candidatus Poribacteria bacterium DNA.
GATAACTGTCCGTGATTGTGGGGGTAAAGTCCGGTGAGTAGAGACCCACGCGCCGGTGAACAGAGCGCGATAGGGGTATAGGCGTTTGTGAACCGCATACCTGTTGCGGCGATTTCATCGATAGCAGGCGTTCTGCAAATGGGTGCTCCGTTACAGCCGAGTGAATCGAAACGTTGCTGGTCGGTGAGAAGAAAAAGAATATTGGGTTGTCGTGCCATTTTTTAATTATTCCTTACAGTTTTTTTAATTTTCTTGGCGGTTAAACAACGTGGGTGTTTTTGCTTGGGTGTTTCCCCTGGAACTTCACGCGCCTTGTCCCGCAAGTTTCCCACACGTGGTTTGCACCAGAAGAGCAGTCCAGAGGCTGCATAGTTAAAAAGGTTCGGAGACGATGGCGATATTTTTCGGTCCCTTGAAGTCGAGTTCAATTCGCTCAAACTGGACGGAATGTTGCCGATAGAAGTCCTCAATTGCCGTCAACAACTCATACTGCCCACGCCGTTGTTCATCCCAGAAGTTGCAACACGGGATTATCACAGCAGGTCGGACGAGGGCTGCCTCTCCCAATTGACGCAACGCACCATCGGGATGGAGTCCAACCAAGAGGTCATAATAGTCTGCCATGTCAGGATCGAACTGATCCGGACGATGGTCGATGCCTTTGAGCACTGTCCGACGCGGGTCAATGAGATCGCATGCGAAATTTTTCTTCTTGGTGAGAAGGCGGGTTAATATTCCCTTCCCACCAGCAACATCGGCAATAGAGTGGATTGTATTACCATATCGTGCAGCAATGAAATCGGCGACAACTTCAAATCGCTGCGGATCGCCGTGTACTCGGTGCTGTTCTCTACTCATTTCAGATTCTCCGGATTCAGTGCTTCCAATTCAGGATGGACAAATCGTCCGTCCTTCCGAATCAGATTTCCGTCGAAATACATTTCTCCGCCACCATGTTCAGGGGTCTGTATCATGACCATATCCCAATGGACGGCGGAACGGACACTATTATCCGCCTCCTCGTAAGCCTGACCGGGCGTGAAATGGAAAGATCCTGCGATCTTCTCATCGAATAGAATGTCGAGCATCGAGTTCGTGATGTAAGGATTAAAAGCGATAGAAAACTCACCGATATACCGCGCCCCCTCGTCTGTATCAAGAATATCGTTCAGCCTTTCGGTGTTATTCGCTGTTGCCTCAACGATTTGACCGTTCTCAAAGCGGAGTCGAATGTCAGTAAAGGTCGTTCCCTGATAGATTGTGGGGGTGTTGAAATGGATAGTCCCGTTGACGGAATCTCGCACGGGGGCGGTGAAACATTCGCCATCAGGGATGTTACACTCGCCTGCACACGGAATAACGGGAATATCCTTGATACTGAACCGGAGATCGGTATCTTCACCGACGATGTGGACTTCATCCGTTTCCTCCATCAGAGACTTGAGCGGTCCCATCGCTTGTTCCATTCGGCTGTAGTCGAGTGTGCAGACGTCGAAATAGTAGTCCTCGAACGCCTCTGTGCTCATCTGTGCCTGCTGTGCCATTGCCGGGTGGGGCCATCGTAGAACGACCCATTTTGTCTGTGGCACGCGGATATCGTTGAGAGGTCGTATCCAATACTTTTGATAGCGTTGCATTGCTTCCGCTGAGACATCGGACATTTCTGTGATATTGTAGCTCCCACGGATACCGATATACGCCTGTACCTTTTTTATGCGGTATGTTTCGTATTCACCAATCAATTTTATGCCAGCATCGTCTCCGTTGAGAATAATTTCACGTTGGATACGGGTCTGCTTGATTTCAACCAGCGGGATCCCACCCGCTTCCCGAACTGCCCGGATAAGGGCAATGACCATCTCTTGTGGGATGTCGATCCCTTCAATGAGCACAAATTCGCCGGATTGGATTTTCGTGGAATGGGTCGTGAGAACATTTGCGAGTTTATCAAGTCGTGGATCGTGCATATCTACCTCAAAAGTGGTTGTGGTTGGATATAAAAGGATTCATGTAATAATTCAGGCATGAGTTTCTTAAGAAATTCGACTTTCAGCATCGTTTGTTTGATTTAAGGTACTGTCTTCCAAAACCACCTTTACCTTGTCCGCGACGGATGCCCACCATATCTTATCTGCTTGGACGCGGAGCAGGTGTGTGTTACCCGGTGTGTCGTTTGCCCCTAACCCGGGTTCAATAATTTCTGTGTGTGGATCCTGTTCAAATCGCGTGGCAAGTCTGTTTTCCAAACGTTCAGCGGAACGGACGGCAAAGATATTGACGAGTTCCGCCGATGGCAGATCCAAGAGAAAATCGACGTTCCAGAACAATTTTTTGCCGTTTTTCGGTAATGGATCAGACGGACCCAAACCGCAATTGTGGAATTGCTTTACCATCGCTTCTCTGATAGCGTGCGGTGGTTTATCACCACTCCGCGTTGCGTGTCGGATAAGTCGCCGTGCCAATGAAGTCGATCCCTTTTCCGAAAGTGCCGAGCCAACGTAAACATAGTCCCCGATAGGCAATGAAATGCGTTTACCTTTCTTGAACCTACCAAATTTTAATGTGGTATTTTCTTTAAGGTAAATCCGTAGGATGTATGTTCCAGCCTGTGAATCATCGCCGATTATAACAATATTTGGGATTTCCATCGCTCCAACCTATTGGCTATATTTCTGTCAACTCTGGGACGTGTTCGTCTTCATATTTTTCAATCAATACACCAATGACTTCCATCAGTGAAGCCAAGGGATGATCTTCCTCCTCACCTACGACATCGATTAAATTGTCCAGTACTTCCGTAAGCCGTTGGTATTCGCTTTGGGCATGAGGAACGAATACGACCTCCGTTAGCATTGGCCATACATTTTGAGCTGTCTGTACTTCCCTTACCATGGTTCACTCCTTACACATCAATCTCGAGAGTAGTCTATCACAAATCGGAATAGACGGCAAGTTTTGACTTACAACATCACCGAAGGCACGCTAAATTTTGCGTGTTGCAACAAAAGCAGAAATCTATTAGAATAGGACTTGAGTAGGATGCAAAAAGCAAACGGACACCAACGAGGTCATAGAAATAATGAAGGCACGTCAACTATCTATTGGATATATTACGGTTTTTGTGATGCTGGTGCTACATCTTCTGCCGGTCTGGGGTTTCAAGTATTTCCCGACGCAGGATGGCGCAAGTCATATCTACAACTCATACGTGGTGAAGGAGTACCATAAGCACGAAAACTACCGGTTGCGCGAAGTCTACGAACTGAACGCCACGATCTTCCCGAACTGGACCTCTCACGCCCTGCTTGTTGTCCTGTTGTACGTCTTTCCACCACTCGTTTGTGAAAAGATAGTACTTACACTCTGCATCGGTCTCCTACCGTTCTCCCTCTTCTATTTCCTCAACGGCATCGCAAAGAGAAATGTTGTCTTTGGACTACTTGGGTTTCTCTTCGCCTACAACTATCTGCTCCACATGGGTTTTTACAACTTTGTCCTCAGTATGTCCCTGTTTTTCTTCGCGATGGGTTACTGGTGGAGAGTCAAAGATGAACTCCGATTGTCAAACATCGTCGTCATATACGTATTGTTGTTGGCGACCTATCTCACCCATTATCACTCGTATGCGTTGCTTGTCATGTCTCTGACGTTCTTTGCACTCTTCTCATCGGGTTACGATGCACTGCGCGGGGTATGGGGTTATAAAGAAACATCAGAACCACTCAGATCTCGACTCAAGGACGGTATGATAACGCTTAAACCTACACTAACGTTCCTCGGCACGCTTGTCCCCGCTTACTTCATCCTGTTCTCCTACTACTTCTACCTTTCCAATGCTCATGGGGGAGACAGCAACCATAAAGGCGTTGAATGGCTCAACGATTACTTCTTCGGTATGAAATCCTTGGTTTCTTTTCGGGATGATCACGTGCTCATCGGACGGGTGTTGCTGGTCTTTTTCGCCATTGCCTTCGTCCTCACGGTGATCAACAGGATTCGACAGTACCATCGGTTCCGAGAATCAGAGGAATGGAAAGAGACGGGTGAACGGTTCTGGACGCGTGTTGTGACGCAGATGGATGGGTTTCTGATTATGTCAGTCCTCATCACTGCAATGTTTTACATAGCACCTTGGTCTGGCTACAGCGGCGGTTGGATAAATGACCGGTTTCATCTATATATATTTCTCGTGTTGATTCCGTTCTTCGCTATCAATCTGCATCGATACGTAAACTATGCCGTGGCGGGGGTTATTATTGCTCTGTCCTTATGGCATCTCGGCTACAATGTCCACACGTATACGCTGCTGAATCGGGACATCACCAACGCACTCTCCTTGGTAGGTATGACCGAGGAAGATACTATTCTGACGAGTGAACCGGGAGAATGGGGTGGTTTCTCAGATTCACTCGGTTTTGAACCCAAATACGTTGAACCCTTTGGGCACCTTGAGTGTCTGTTAGCAACGCATAAAGGAATCGGTTACCTCGACAACTACGAGGCGAATACGGATCATTTTCCGCTGCAATACAAAGAAAAAGAATTGTCTGCTGATTATGCCATCATTTGGCGGACGGAGTATGACGATGTCGCCGGTTTGGAGGAAGAGTATGAACTCATCGATTCCAACGACTACAATCGACTCTATCGCCGCAAGCGGACACCCCCCGATCTTCAGATGTGGAGTGGCGGAACCGTTGTCTCCTTTGACATGCAGCCCAAAGATGGTCAGACAGCATCAGGATATATTCCTGTGTATGTGGATACAACTTACACTGATGGAAAATACGGTTGGTTGACAGTGTCAGCGCGTGAAGACTCACAAAGGGAGTCTGAGGTATCACAACCTTACGAGGATAGCATTTTGGGGAAAGAAGATGGCGTTTTCCGAGTCGCACTTCCGAATGGAGCATACGAAGTGATATGCTATTTCAGCGCAGATGAAGGAGATGAACCCGAACCCTTAGAGATAAATCTCATTGCGAATGACGAGAAGCCGATTCAGCGATTGCAAATTCCTGTCGGAAATGAGACGATTGAAAGGCGTTACAATATCACGATTACAGATGAACTTTTGACGCAGGTGATATATACCCGTGGAAAAGGGGAGTACAAGCGATGGGGTTGGAGCGGCTTCAGTATTCGATCATTGGCGAATTAAATTGCCATCTTCCTACAAGAATTGCGGAATAATGAGCCAACTATCAACAGTTGAAATAGTGGGAGTTGACTTTCTACTTTAAGATTCTGTATGTCAGATTCAACGCGACCTCGCCTTGATTTGCCCCCATGTCGTTGTTAGAGAGGTGCTATCCGGATTGACGGCAAGCGCACTGCCGATTGAAGCCCCATTCATCCCGATTAACATCCTTTTATTTTTTGATTCATCTTGGAAGTGGGTTTCACCTTCTCGTTCATCAAAATTCCAAAGTGCTAAAGTGTCCCTGTCACTTAAGAAATGGTCGGGTGGATCGAATGGCTCCTCGAACCACGGTAGGTCAGGTAAGTCATACCGGGCGATCCTCGAAAATCTTATAGCATCAATGTCGCCATGAAAGCGAGTAATTCGGACCGTTTCCTGCTCATACCGACCTACGAAGAAATCTTTAATTTTTCCGAGATCCTCCACGGACACTTGATCCATCACGCCAAATTTGTTTTTCCGTTTAATCCGATTGTTATATGCGAAACCAAATGTGCTGTCCTTGTAAATGATGGCGACATAGTTCCATTGGTTTCTCTCCATTGGCGCATAAAAAAACGAGACACCGTGGGCTGTTTCTCCTTCCAGATATGCTCCACCGTAGCAACATAGCTGACTCACATCGCTTTTACATTCCGAGTGGTTTGCGCTCAATCCGAAGTAAATTTGCTGACTGAGAATGATGTCGCTACCACCGTGATTTGTTGGTCCAGATTTCGGATAAAACCACATCTCAACAGTAAACTCACGGGTATTTTTGGAAAACAGATACCCGTGTTCTTCAAACGGGAGTATGGCATAATCATCAACACCATCCAGTGACAAAACGCCACCAGAAGGCTGGAAGGAAAAAACGGACACGACGAAGTTAAGAAACAAAACTACCATGAGTAGGAACTTAAAGTTGTTAACCATGAGAGAGCCCTCCTTAAAAATTCTCTGAATCCGCAATGAATAACTTTGTAGTGATTAGTGACACAATTTGGAGGCAAAAAGGGTGCATAAAATTATAAAAACACGGTGTTAGAAGTCACAATGCTTGGTCCTGTGCCAATGGTTTTCCCCAGGTAACCCTTGCTGCTAATTGGAAACTGAGCAGACCTTGATCATCAACAAAGTCAGATAAGATATGCGATAATTCAGTGTCAAATGCCCTAACATTTTCCGCTCCCATGTGTTCTTTGGACATGCTTTCTCTCGAATGAAAGGATTGAACATAGTCTGTAAGCGGTTGAGAGAAACGAATCGGTGTTGTGCGCTTATCTCCAATCAGGTGTAGATGCTTTCTATCCACGAGTTCTTGGATTAAGTCAATCTGCTCATGGTGTCTATTGGTGGAATATTTGTGGATGAGTGAAAGTTCTGCGTCGTGCCAAGGCGATTCAATCGGACGGTCTCCATCAATGATGACGAGGGACCCATCTGTCGTTAGCATTTCTTTGAATCTTGGAAAGACCGCACTCCATTCCATCCAGTGAATGCTGGCGCCAGCCGTCACCATATCGTAAGGCGGATACAACGGCACCTCCTCGACGCGTCCATTGATCCACCGAAGGTCTGGATGATTGCCGTTGATGAGCGATTTCCCTACTCGGATCATTTCCTGTGAGAAGTCAACTGCATCAACGCTGTCTACATGATCGACAAGGAACCGTGCTATCTTTCCGGGACCAGATCCAACATCCAGCACCTTCCCTCGCGATTTCCTCAGCACATTGAGAAGTATCTTATACATTTCCTCTGGATACGGAGGTCGGAGTTCGTATGCGTCTGCCAAACTACGGTTCTTGAACCGGGACGCGTAATCGTTCCAGTATTGTCTCGGTCTTATAGTTTTCACGTTTTACTCCCAACCCTTTTTGATTGAAAATCGAATGCCAGAGCATCTCCAACGGGGACATAACCGATTTTGGAATAGATGCTGTTAGACGTTGGATTCGCTAAATCGGTATATAGGCTACAAAATGAATAACGATCCGTGAGCATCTTTTGTGTTAACGACCAAACGCACGAAGTCGCATATCCCTTATTGCGGTGCTCAGGAGGCGTGTACACAGTGTTGATTGTTGTCCCGTTTCTCGTCGGACGTGCTTCTTTGGCGATACAAACTGGCGCACCGTCGTCCCAAATGTAAAGTTCTTGCCCTTTGATGGAGCGTTCAGCGTGGCTTTTAGCACTTTCAAGGTCGACGGGTTCTTTTATTTCCTCCGAAAAGTTGGCAATCCATTTCGCTATAAGTGGATGGTCATTCGGACGCGCCAGACGTAGCTTTCCCGGTGAAAGGGACACATCCGCGACCTTTCTTGCCTCAAATACACGCATTTGCATGGCGACTCTGGCTGATATGCCGAACGCCTCTTCAACCCAGCAGTCAGAAAAGGCTTGCGCTTCTACTGATGGTCCAACAACCCCCGGTGTTCGCGTATTAGTTCCGCGTAGACGGTCCACAAGGTGAGTTGTAGCAGCCAAGACATCTGTGTCAATTCTGCTTAAAATGATTCTTCTCGGTGGTGTCATTACTGCGACACCCACGACGCTCTCCTGTTCCAGAATACTCAGCAAAAGAGGCGATTTGGATCCGTAGTAGTGCGGACTCTCGGAGAGCCTATAAACGAGACCAATAGGCAAATTGTTTTCGCTCTCATGCCGTTCCAAGTAAGTGCCTGAAAGTGAACTGAGTTCGCTGGCATGGTTGTGGGATCGTATTTCGATCATCGTTTTCTATTTCCGTTGTATCGGAAAGGATTTCCGAAAGATCTCTCTGGATCCGCCTTCCGGTCCTAGAGGTGCCTCTGCAAAAGATTCAAAACCCATCTTCTTATAGAAGTGCCGCGCTGGCTGACCTTCCGGATTATCCTCGCCAAATGTTGTGACAAACAACTCAGCAGGCGGGTTAATCAAACCAAATACATGCTCTAAGAGAACCGTACCGATACCCCCGCGCCGCCATTGTTCAGCCACGGACAGCCAGCGGATATGGTATTCAGGCGGTCTGGAGGACAGAAACAAACCTCCCATCAATGGGGCTCCGGCTGACCTATCTTGTTCTCGAACACAATAGGCACTCTCCCGATCTATGTTTTTGTATAGTGCGCTATGAAAATCAGGCTGGTCAACCATCGGTCCGAAAAGGAACTCGACCTCCGATGCCAGTTCAAGCCAACTTGGAATATCAGCGCATGTAGCGATCTGAATCTTCATTGGAGTTTTCCCTTATTTTGAGGGTTTGTATGAATGAATAATGGTATATGCGTGATCGTCGCGTCCTAAAGCGATTTAGATGGCTCTACTGGGTGCTGGTCCGTCAGACACCGTCTCACAATTACGATTCCAGTCATATCGCCTTCCAGTTCGCGATGAATTTGGAAACCGGTATCAAGGAACATGTCAAGCCGTCCATGGAAGTTTGCGTAACTGTCAGTGGCATGGCGATCTGGGTATGCCTCCACAATCTGTAGAGATCGCTTGGCGAGCAGGTCGCACGCTGCCTCAAGTAGAAGGTTCGAGAGCCCTGTTCCTCGGAAACGTTTGGTTATGATGAAGCACACAATGGAACCAACGGATTCATCATCAGAACTCGCCAGAACGTCCATGGTCGCCAAATGAGAAAGGGAACGCTTTTCGGCTGCATGGCACCATCCAATCGGATGATTGTCCAGATAAGCAAGAATACCAGTCGTTTCACCGCGTTGGATGAGTTCGGATTGCCACTCACGGTTTGCTGCTGCAGTTCTCGAAGACCAATCCTCGCCATTAGCACCGACCCAATGGAAGTAACAGCAGTAGCAGGAAGACCCTTCAGGATTATCGGCGAACGCGTCCCCGTCGAAGTGGTCAAAGAAGTCGTTGGCACGGTCTGGTGTAAGCTCGTGGAGTTCAAGGCTCGCCAAGTCTATCGCATTTGGCATCTCTTCTGTTCCTTCCCAAAGTCAAATGGTATCTATATTGTTCTTTGTCCACATCGTGATCTAACACAGCAACCCGGGAAGATCTCTTATCGAGTTTGCTCGGACTAAAGGAGATGTGCAAGACCATTCCACTTCTCGATCTTGATACCACGCTGCCTGAATCGTCCGCATCCCGACAGATGCCGCACCCTGCAGCTCATCGTAACCGCCATCCCCGACAAAGTACGCTTCAGAAGGTTGAACACACATGCGTGAACAAGCCAGCTCGAATATTTCCCTATC
It encodes the following:
- a CDS encoding aminopeptidase; the encoded protein is MHDPRLDKLANVLTTHSTKIQSGEFVLIEGIDIPQEMVIALIRAVREAGGIPLVEIKQTRIQREIILNGDDAGIKLIGEYETYRIKKVQAYIGIRGSYNITEMSDVSAEAMQRYQKYWIRPLNDIRVPQTKWVVLRWPHPAMAQQAQMSTEAFEDYYFDVCTLDYSRMEQAMGPLKSLMEETDEVHIVGEDTDLRFSIKDIPVIPCAGECNIPDGECFTAPVRDSVNGTIHFNTPTIYQGTTFTDIRLRFENGQIVEATANNTERLNDILDTDEGARYIGEFSIAFNPYITNSMLDILFDEKIAGSFHFTPGQAYEEADNSVRSAVHWDMVMIQTPEHGGGEMYFDGNLIRKDGRFVHPELEALNPENLK
- a CDS encoding DUF123 domain-containing protein — encoded protein: MEIPNIVIIGDDSQAGTYILRIYLKENTTLKFGRFKKGKRISLPIGDYVYVGSALSEKGSTSLARRLIRHATRSGDKPPHAIREAMVKQFHNCGLGPSDPLPKNGKKLFWNVDFLLDLPSAELVNIFAVRSAERLENRLATRFEQDPHTEIIEPGLGANDTPGNTHLLRVQADKIWWASVADKVKVVLEDSTLNQTNDAESRIS
- a CDS encoding GNAT family N-acetyltransferase; translation: MIEIRSHNHASELSSLSGTYLERHESENNLPIGLVYRLSESPHYYGSKSPLLLSILEQESVVGVAVMTPPRRIILSRIDTDVLAATTHLVDRLRGTNTRTPGVVGPSVEAQAFSDCWVEEAFGISARVAMQMRVFEARKVADVSLSPGKLRLARPNDHPLIAKWIANFSEEIKEPVDLESAKSHAERSIKGQELYIWDDGAPVCIAKEARPTRNGTTINTVYTPPEHRNKGYATSCVWSLTQKMLTDRYSFCSLYTDLANPTSNSIYSKIGYVPVGDALAFDFQSKRVGSKT
- a CDS encoding class I SAM-dependent methyltransferase — protein: MKTIRPRQYWNDYASRFKNRSLADAYELRPPYPEEMYKILLNVLRKSRGKVLDVGSGPGKIARFLVDHVDSVDAVDFSQEMIRVGKSLINGNHPDLRWINGRVEEVPLYPPYDMVTAGASIHWMEWSAVFPRFKEMLTTDGSLVIIDGDRPIESPWHDAELSLIHKYSTNRHHEQIDLIQELVDRKHLHLIGDKRTTPIRFSQPLTDYVQSFHSRESMSKEHMGAENVRAFDTELSHILSDFVDDQGLLSFQLAARVTWGKPLAQDQAL
- a CDS encoding GNAT family N-acetyltransferase → MKIQIATCADIPSWLELASEVEFLFGPMVDQPDFHSALYKNIDRESAYCVREQDRSAGAPLMGGLFLSSRPPEYHIRWLSVAEQWRRGGIGTVLLEHVFGLINPPAELFVTTFGEDNPEGQPARHFYKKMGFESFAEAPLGPEGGSREIFRKSFPIQRK
- a CDS encoding GNAT family N-acetyltransferase encodes the protein MPNAIDLASLELHELTPDRANDFFDHFDGDAFADNPEGSSCYCCYFHWVGANGEDWSSRTAAANREWQSELIQRGETTGILAYLDNHPIGWCHAAEKRSLSHLATMDVLASSDDESVGSIVCFIITKRFRGTGLSNLLLEAACDLLAKRSLQIVEAYPDRHATDSYANFHGRLDMFLDTGFQIHRELEGDMTGIVIVRRCLTDQHPVEPSKSL